In one window of Pseudorasbora parva isolate DD20220531a chromosome 7, ASM2467924v1, whole genome shotgun sequence DNA:
- the decr1 gene encoding 2,4-dienoyl-CoA reductase, mitochondrial — MALLRGLAVFNRGLTPNKCFTPVQLFGNGTNTLHQSSPPASFFPPSEGVMLLPGTFKNKVAFITGGGTGLGKAMTTALSSLGAECVIASRNLDVLMKTAEEISQQTGNKVHAVQCNVRDPASVEAAVDQLVNEVGLPDVVINNAAGNFISPSEKLSPNAWRTITDTVLNGTAYVTLDIGKRLIKAEKGAAFLAITTIYAESGSGFVVPSAAAKSGVETLCTSLAAEWGSYGMRFNVIQPGPIKTKGAFSRMDPTGMYEKAALKRIPVGRMGTPGEIANLAAYLCSEYASWVSGAIIRMDGGEYVSMAGEFNGLKEVTKEQWAMMESMIRKTKGS, encoded by the exons ATGGCGCTGCTCAGAGGACTGGCCGTGTTTAATAGAGGATTAACTCCAAACAAGTGCTTCACACCAGTGCAA TTGTTTGGAAATGGGACAAACACTTTACACCAGAGCAGTCCTCCAGCTAGTTTCTTCCCACCTTCAGAAGGTGTTATGCTTCTCCCAGGAACCTTCAAAAACAAAGTGGCCTTCATTACAGGAGGAGGAACGGGACTCGGAAAAGCCATGACCACTGCTCTGTCTTCACTAGGAGCAGAGTGTGTGATAGCCAGCAG AAATCTTGATGTTTTGATGAAAACAGCAGAGGAAATCTCACAACAGACAGGAAACAAG GTTCATGCCGTCCAGTGTAATGTCAGAGACCCTGCTTCAGTGGAGGCTGCTGTTGACCAGCTTGTCAATGAAGTCGGACTGCCTGAT GTGGTGATAAACAATGCAGCTGGAAACTTCATCTCTCCTTCAGAGAAGCTGTCTCCCAATGCCTGGAGAACCATCACTGACACAGTGTTGAACGGCACAGCCTATGTCACGCTAGACATTGGGAAACGCCTCATCAAAGCAGAGAAAg gtGCTGCTTTTCTGGCCATCACCACAATCTATGCTGAGAGTGGCTCAGGATTTGTTGTGCCAAGTGCTGCGGCTAAATCTGGAGTGGAGACGCTGTGCAC GTCTCTGGCAGCAGAGTGGGGCAGTTACGGCATGAGATTCAACGTTATTCAACCAGGACCAATCAAAACCAAG GGTGCCTTTAGCAGGATGGATCCCACTGGAATGTATGAGAAGGCGGCGCTTAAGAGGATACCCGTGGGTCGTATGGGCACTCCTGGAGAGATCGCCAACCTTGCCGCCTACCTCTGCAGCGAATACGCCAGCTGGGTATCAGGCGCG ATCATTCGAATGGATGGTGGTGAATATGTCTCCATGGCTGGCGAGTTCAATGGTCTGAAGGAG GTCACAAAGGAGCAATGGGCCATGATGGAGTCAATGATCAGAAAAACAAAGGGATCGTAA